One window of Nocardia sp. NBC_00508 genomic DNA carries:
- a CDS encoding helix-turn-helix domain-containing protein: MSDARAALGARLRELRRAAHLTGLELAARCGWHSSKVSRIEGGKQTPSEADLAAWCEACGNTAVLDDLVANARNLQSMYLEWQRTVASGHARRQRQSIDLEAQTAQIRWYAPDTLPGLLQTEGYARAILTACIAVTGGRDDLEDAVAARMARKQVLHRAKHRFHFLINEAALWRMVGDAATMAEQLAYLLAVMSNPRVRLGIIPVCADYRAPATNFVIYDRSQVLTETVSAELTITRPSEIALHEKTFAILADQAEYGDRARVLIASALERRRGA; encoded by the coding sequence GTGTCGGACGCACGCGCGGCGCTGGGTGCGCGCCTGCGCGAACTGCGTCGTGCCGCCCACCTGACCGGCCTGGAACTGGCGGCCAGATGCGGCTGGCATTCGAGCAAGGTCTCCCGGATCGAGGGCGGCAAACAGACGCCGTCGGAAGCCGACCTCGCCGCCTGGTGCGAGGCGTGCGGTAACACCGCCGTGCTGGACGATCTGGTTGCCAACGCGCGCAATTTGCAGTCGATGTATCTGGAATGGCAACGCACCGTCGCCTCCGGCCATGCGCGAAGACAAAGACAGTCGATCGATCTGGAGGCACAGACCGCCCAGATCCGCTGGTATGCCCCCGACACGTTGCCCGGACTGCTGCAAACCGAGGGCTACGCCCGCGCAATCCTCACCGCGTGTATCGCGGTCACCGGCGGACGCGACGACCTCGAAGACGCGGTGGCCGCGCGGATGGCCCGCAAACAGGTGCTCCACCGGGCGAAGCACCGGTTCCACTTCCTGATCAACGAGGCCGCGCTCTGGCGGATGGTCGGCGACGCGGCCACCATGGCCGAGCAGCTGGCCTACCTGCTCGCGGTGATGTCCAATCCGAGGGTCCGGCTGGGGATCATCCCGGTCTGCGCCGACTATCGCGCGCCGGCGACGAACTTCGTCATCTACGACCGTTCGCAGGTGCTGACCGAGACGGTCTCGGCCGAGCTGACCATCACTCGCCCCTCCGAGATCGCCTTGCACGAGAAGACCTTCGCGATCCTCGCCGACCAGGCCGAGTACGGCGACCGCGCCCGTGTGCTGATCGCCAGCGCGCTGGAGCGGCGGCGCGGCGCATAG
- a CDS encoding DUF6879 family protein, whose translation MLHVAGDRCFEPLFRAARFRAFHLEVRDFYVLEDEQEALRRFDAGMAYEREEQPESWRAWDALMVESAGRGVTLERLRVVTVPHSDYTRWLLSATDDNIATGETVRWLPRHLADPADVPHDDYWLFDANTVAFNTFAADGTFTGLSITSDPVLVGRCLQVRERLWPKGIDHQRYYESERVGE comes from the coding sequence ATGCTGCACGTCGCCGGCGACCGCTGTTTCGAGCCGCTGTTCCGGGCGGCTCGATTCCGCGCCTTCCACCTGGAGGTCAGGGACTTCTACGTGCTGGAGGACGAGCAGGAAGCGTTGCGCCGCTTCGATGCCGGAATGGCGTACGAGCGAGAGGAACAGCCCGAGTCTTGGAGAGCCTGGGACGCTCTGATGGTCGAGTCGGCCGGTCGCGGAGTCACACTCGAGCGCCTCCGCGTCGTGACGGTCCCGCACTCCGACTACACCCGGTGGCTGTTGTCCGCGACCGACGACAACATCGCCACCGGCGAGACCGTGCGCTGGCTGCCGCGGCATCTGGCCGACCCCGCGGACGTGCCGCACGACGACTACTGGTTGTTCGACGCGAACACGGTCGCGTTCAACACCTTCGCCGCGGACGGGACGTTCACCGGTCTGTCGATCACCAGCGACCCGGTCCTGGTCGGCCGCTGCCTGCAGGTGCGGGAACGTCTGTGGCCCAAGGGTATTGATCATCAACGATATTACGAGAGCGAGCGCGTGGGCGAGTGA
- a CDS encoding MarR family transcriptional regulator has product MMRRPRTAADFAVLGVLAPGGLLTVEQLAQQARLTAWSVRRALLRLQSRGLIMDAHNRGRWAITPRGRGEWAAKGRRFTL; this is encoded by the coding sequence ATGATGAGACGACCCAGGACTGCCGCCGACTTCGCGGTGCTGGGTGTGCTGGCGCCGGGCGGCCTACTCACCGTCGAGCAGCTGGCTCAACAGGCGCGACTGACCGCATGGTCGGTGCGCCGTGCGTTGTTGCGCCTGCAGTCGCGCGGCTTGATCATGGATGCCCACAACCGCGGCCGCTGGGCGATCACGCCACGGGGCCGCGGCGAGTGGGCCGCGAAGGGACGCCGATTCACCCTATGA
- a CDS encoding alpha/beta fold hydrolase, with translation MTQTPSAVTARTLDVPGAHLYYELRGAGPLVVLVGAPMDAAAFAPSADLLAADHTVLTTDPRGHQNSTLDDPAQDSTPELRADDLARLITHVDAGPAVVFGSSGGAVTALALAQARPDLVTTVIAHEPPISALVADRDTHRAATEDLIATYADGDVLGAWRKFFAAANIPMPEPMLEQMFGPERDPRQVASERYWFAHEIRGTTTWEPDIVALLDTRARLVVGIGADSAGEFCDRTSRALAAALDLVPTLFPGGHIGFVDDPAAFVVRMREILSTL, from the coding sequence ATGACCCAGACTCCGTCCGCCGTCACCGCGCGCACTCTGGACGTCCCCGGCGCTCACCTCTACTACGAATTACGCGGTGCCGGACCGCTGGTCGTGCTGGTCGGCGCGCCGATGGACGCCGCCGCGTTCGCGCCCTCGGCAGACCTGCTCGCCGCCGATCACACGGTGCTCACCACCGACCCGCGCGGACACCAGAACAGCACGCTGGACGACCCCGCCCAGGACTCCACCCCGGAACTGCGCGCCGACGACCTTGCCCGGTTGATCACCCACGTGGACGCCGGACCCGCGGTGGTCTTCGGCTCGAGCGGCGGGGCGGTGACGGCGCTGGCACTGGCGCAGGCTCGCCCCGACCTTGTCACGACAGTGATCGCGCACGAGCCGCCGATCAGCGCGCTGGTCGCCGACCGCGACACCCACCGTGCCGCGACCGAAGACCTGATCGCGACCTACGCCGATGGCGATGTGCTCGGCGCGTGGCGAAAGTTCTTCGCTGCCGCGAACATTCCGATGCCGGAGCCGATGCTCGAGCAGATGTTCGGGCCCGAGCGCGACCCGCGGCAGGTGGCGAGCGAACGCTACTGGTTCGCCCACGAGATCCGCGGCACCACCACCTGGGAGCCCGACATCGTCGCCCTGCTCGACACGCGCGCCCGGCTCGTTGTCGGTATCGGCGCCGACTCCGCCGGGGAATTCTGCGATCGCACCTCACGCGCGCTCGCCGCGGCCCTCGACTTGGTGCCCACCCTGTTCCCCGGCGGCCACATCGGGTTCGTCGACGATCCCGCCGCGTTCGTCGTCCGGATGCGGGAAATCCTGAGCACACTGTGA
- a CDS encoding TetR/AcrR family transcriptional regulator — protein MMARAGLTAERITRAAADLTDEIGLDNLTMSAVARKCGVQDASLYSHVKNLQDLRTRVAVMAAIEKTDLIAAAIAGRAGRDALAAYARAWRDYALRYPGRYAATQLPMNPDVAQTATGALRAVELTYGMLRGYSLTEPDLTDAVRLLRSTFHGYSVLESTGGFGHARSTADSWERIIDALHVALEQWPSSQKEK, from the coding sequence ATGATGGCGCGAGCGGGGCTGACCGCGGAACGGATCACGCGGGCCGCGGCCGATCTCACCGACGAGATCGGCCTGGACAACCTCACGATGTCGGCGGTGGCCCGGAAGTGCGGCGTCCAGGACGCGAGCCTGTACTCCCACGTCAAGAACCTTCAGGACCTGCGAACCCGGGTGGCCGTCATGGCGGCTATCGAGAAGACCGACCTGATCGCCGCCGCCATCGCCGGACGCGCCGGACGCGACGCGCTCGCCGCCTACGCCCGCGCCTGGCGCGACTACGCGCTGCGCTACCCCGGTCGCTACGCGGCCACCCAGCTGCCGATGAACCCCGACGTGGCGCAGACCGCGACCGGCGCCCTGCGTGCCGTCGAGCTGACCTACGGCATGCTGCGCGGCTACAGCTTGACCGAACCGGATCTCACCGATGCGGTTCGTTTGCTACGCAGCACCTTTCACGGATACAGCGTTCTGGAGTCGACAGGCGGCTTCGGGCATGCGCGCTCCACCGCGGACTCTTGGGAACGCATCATCGACGCCCTGCACGTCGCACTCGAGCAGTGGCCGTCCAGTCAGAAGGAGAAGTAA
- a CDS encoding alpha/beta fold hydrolase codes for MRSATLKVPGATLYYEVRGTGPVLLLLCGSGGDAAVFDPVVEPLAEHFTVVTFDPRGYSRSVLDADATVDIAVEVQCDDAHRLLEHLSPAGEAAYVFGGSGGAVVALDLLARHPAHLRLVVAHEPPCFAVLPDAAEHKAFVDEVYELFRTEGLAAAGARFLDGIGGGMRPMPDPAELPPRAAAMIERIHANAPRMMAHELRVVTSHQPNVAALAPLADRLVLGAGREGRGKLPYRPAETLAAQLHIPLTEFPGGHSGFTDAPAEFGELLLDLLLAARVR; via the coding sequence ATGCGATCCGCCACCCTGAAAGTCCCCGGGGCGACTCTGTATTACGAAGTGCGCGGCACCGGGCCGGTGCTTCTGCTGCTGTGCGGCAGCGGCGGCGACGCGGCCGTCTTCGACCCCGTCGTCGAGCCCCTGGCCGAGCACTTCACGGTGGTCACCTTCGATCCCCGCGGCTACTCGCGCAGTGTGCTGGACGCCGACGCCACCGTCGACATCGCGGTCGAGGTGCAGTGCGACGACGCCCACCGGCTGCTCGAACACCTCTCGCCCGCAGGCGAAGCCGCCTACGTGTTCGGCGGCAGCGGCGGCGCGGTTGTCGCGCTGGACCTGCTCGCCCGGCACCCGGCGCACCTGCGGCTCGTGGTCGCGCACGAGCCGCCGTGTTTCGCGGTGCTGCCCGACGCGGCCGAACACAAGGCGTTCGTCGACGAGGTATACGAACTATTCCGCACCGAGGGTCTTGCCGCCGCAGGCGCGCGCTTCCTCGACGGCATCGGCGGCGGAATGCGTCCCATGCCCGATCCCGCCGAACTACCGCCGCGCGCGGCCGCAATGATCGAACGCATACACGCGAACGCGCCTCGCATGATGGCGCACGAATTACGCGTCGTCACATCCCACCAGCCGAATGTTGCGGCCTTGGCACCCCTCGCCGACCGCTTGGTCCTCGGCGCGGGCCGCGAGGGCAGGGGCAAACTCCCCTACCGCCCGGCCGAGACACTGGCGGCGCAACTGCACATCCCTTTGACCGAGTTCCCCGGCGGACACAGCGGATTCACCGACGCACCCGCCGAATTCGGCGAGCTTCTGCTCGATCTGCTGCTGGCTGCTCGCGTGCGCTGA
- a CDS encoding winged helix-turn-helix transcriptional regulator gives MRTYVESSGLPADVYSAKCPTRQMLDHIAGKWTVLIVDALAEGTMRYTDLHHRIEGISQKMLTQTLRRLEADGFVVRTVHPTVPPRVEYTLTDLGHSLRVPIAALREWIETNVNRIGSARRGAGVRHAEDSA, from the coding sequence GTGCGTACATACGTCGAATCGTCGGGCCTGCCCGCTGACGTCTATTCCGCGAAATGCCCCACCCGGCAGATGCTCGACCACATCGCAGGCAAGTGGACCGTGCTCATCGTGGACGCCCTGGCCGAGGGCACCATGCGGTACACGGACCTGCACCACCGCATCGAGGGCATATCGCAGAAAATGCTGACTCAGACGTTGCGTCGGTTGGAGGCCGACGGTTTCGTGGTCCGCACCGTGCACCCCACCGTGCCGCCGCGGGTCGAGTACACGCTCACCGATCTCGGCCACAGCCTGCGAGTCCCCATCGCGGCGCTGCGAGAGTGGATCGAAACCAATGTCAACCGCATCGGGTCGGCACGCCGCGGCGCAGGCGTTCGGCACGCGGAGGATTCGGCGTGA
- a CDS encoding nitroreductase family protein, protein MEKQALSVSEAIRGRRTVRHYRPDPVPAQVLDELLDLTVQAPSAWNMQDRSIVVVTSESRRRELSAAAYGQPQPLEAPVTLVFVADSTAWEAPNTDIAEQARRNGAWNAEFTALFDSRAEFHDLRRRDLLRENAVKNAMIAATYTMLAATALGLASAPMNGWDPDLVKKAIGIDDQPALAIAVLVTVGYSDATPPYPGRRATERIVFHERFAA, encoded by the coding sequence ATGGAGAAGCAAGCCCTTTCGGTTTCCGAGGCCATCCGCGGCCGCCGCACCGTCCGCCACTACCGTCCCGATCCGGTCCCGGCCCAAGTCCTCGACGAACTGCTGGATCTCACCGTGCAGGCACCCAGCGCGTGGAACATGCAGGACCGCTCGATCGTCGTCGTGACCAGCGAATCCCGCCGCCGGGAATTGTCCGCCGCCGCCTACGGTCAGCCGCAGCCGCTCGAAGCGCCGGTCACGCTAGTTTTCGTCGCCGACAGCACGGCATGGGAAGCCCCCAACACCGACATCGCCGAACAGGCACGCCGCAACGGTGCTTGGAACGCCGAGTTCACCGCCCTTTTCGACAGCCGCGCGGAGTTCCACGACCTGCGCCGACGTGATCTGCTGCGGGAAAACGCCGTCAAGAACGCCATGATCGCGGCCACTTACACAATGCTGGCCGCCACCGCACTCGGGTTGGCCTCGGCGCCGATGAACGGATGGGATCCCGACCTGGTCAAGAAGGCGATCGGTATCGACGACCAACCCGCACTGGCCATCGCCGTTCTGGTGACAGTCGGATACAGCGATGCCACACCGCCGTATCCGGGACGCCGCGCCACCGAACGCATCGTCTTCCACGAGCGATTCGCCGCCTGA